In Populus alba chromosome 1, ASM523922v2, whole genome shotgun sequence, a single window of DNA contains:
- the LOC118039302 gene encoding two-component response regulator-like APRR2 isoform X3: MVCTTNDLSEWKDFPKGLRVLLLDEDSMSAAEIKSKLEAMDYIVYTFCNETEALSAISNEPGSFHVAIVEVSMSNSSRSFKFLETSKDLPTIMTSSIDCLNTMMKCIALGAVEFLRKPLSEDKLRNIWQHVVHKAFNAGGSVQSKSLKPVKDSVVSMLELEDGLEENENENMEKTENVSQAQESNEQQSPASDKYPAPSTPQLKQGERLLDDGDCQDHINCLIEKESVEQEGDSKSVETTCAMSEETLQAGDPQSFTETVIKEEDDSTDGVKSEDNICPNSQNKDTLNHSTGPAEKASSLHNSHGTRANRKKMKVDWTPELHRKFVQAVEKLGVDQAIPSRILEKYRMHRRHILPKEDERKWTQHRDQVQRSYYPHKPIMAYPPYHSNHALPPGPAYPMWGATGSHTAGVHIWGPPGYSPWPLTESCHWKPYPGMHADAWGCPVMPPHSPYSSIPHYASGFQSASMVNNSCGMPQKLFDVQPAEEVIDKVVKEAINKPWLPLPLGLKPPSADSVLAELSSTQQILNWFETINVQQTSHVSSKCMRRS; encoded by the exons ATGGTTTGCACCACTAATGATTTATCAGAATGGAAGGATTTTCCAAAGGGCCTCAGAGTCCTTCTCCTTGATGAGGACAGCATGTCTGCTGCCGAGATAAAATCGAAACTGGAAGCAATGGACTATATTG TTTATACATTCTGCAATGAGACTGAAGCGCTCTCTGCAATTTCAAATGAACCTGGAAGCTTCCATGTTGCTATAGTGGAG GTGAGCATGAGCAATAGCAGCAGGAGTTTCAAGTTTCTAGAAACTTCTAAGGACTTGCCAACCATTA TGACTTCGAGCATTGATTGCCTGAACACCATGATGAAGTGCATAGCG CTTGGTGCAGTTGAGTTCCTTCGGAAACCACTGTCTGAAGATAAACTGAGGAATATATGGCAGCACGTGGTTCATAAG GCATTTAATGCAGGGGGGAGTGTTCAATCCAAATCACTGAAGCCTGTCAAAGATTCTGTAGTTTCCATGCTGGAGCTCGAAGATGGacttgaagaaaatgagaatgaGAACATGGAGAAAACAGAAAATGTGTCTCAGGCTCAGGAAAGTAATGAGCAGCAGTCACCAGCTAGTGACAAGTATCCGGCTCCTTCAACCCCTCAATTGAAACAAGGAGAGAGACTGCTGGATGATGGAGATTGCCAAGACCATATTAACTGCTTAATAGAAAAGGAGAGTGTGGAGCAAGAGGGAGATTCTAAATCTGTTGAAACTACTTGTGCCATGTCTGAAGAAACTCTACAGGCAGGGGATCCTCAGAGCTTTACAGAGACTGTGATCAAAGAGGAGGATGACTCAACTGATGGTGTCAAGAGTGAGGATAACATTTGTCCCAATTCACAAAATAAAGACACTCTTAACCACTCAACTGGTCCTGCTGAAAAAGCTTCTAGCCTTCATAATTCACATGGGACTAGAGCTAATAGAAAGAAGATGAAG GTAGACTGGACACCAGAGCTTCACAGAAAGTTTGTGCAGGCAGTAGAAAAACTAGGTGTAGATCAAGCGATTCCTTCAAGAATATTAGAG AAATATCGAATGCATAGGAGACATATTTTGCCCAAGGAAGATGAACGGAAGTGGACGCAGCATAGAGATCAAGTACAAAGGAGTTACTATCCACATAAACCTATCATGGCGTATCCTCCATATCATTCTAACCACGCTCTTCCACCTGGTCCGGCCTATCCTATGTGGGGAGCAACAGGCAGCCACACAGCGGGGGTGCATATTTGGGGCCCACCCGGCTATTCCCCATGGCCCCTGACAGAAAGTTGTCATTGGAAGCCTTATCCAGGG aTGCATGCAGATGCGTGGGGTTGCCCTGTGATGCCACCACATAGTCCTTATTCTTCCATTCCTCAT TATGCATCTGGGTTTCAGAGTGCCAGCATGGTCAATAACAGCTGTGGCATGCCACAAAAACTGTTTGACGTACAGCCG GCCGAGGAGGTAATCGACAAGGTAGTGAAAGAGGCAATCAACAAGCCATGGCTACCGTTGCCCTTAGGCCTCAAGCCCCCGTCAGCCGACAGCGTCCTAGCAGAGCTCTCCAG TACACAGCAGATTCTCAATTGGTTTGAGACCATCAATGTTCAACAGACAAGTCACGTGTCTTCGAAGTGCATGCGCAGGAGCTGA
- the LOC118039302 gene encoding two-component response regulator-like APRR2 isoform X1, translated as MVCTTNDLSEWKDFPKGLRVLLLDEDSMSAAEIKSKLEAMDYIVYTFCNETEALSAISNEPGSFHVAIVEVSMSNSSRSFKFLETSKDLPTIMTSSIDCLNTMMKCIALGAVEFLRKPLSEDKLRNIWQHVVHKAFNAGGSVQSKSLKPVKDSVVSMLELEDGLEENENENMEKTENVSQAQESNEQQSPASDKYPAPSTPQLKQGERLLDDGDCQDHINCLIEKESVEQEGDSKSVETTCAMSEETLQAGDPQSFTETVIKEEDDSTDGVKSEDNICPNSQNKDTLNHSTGPAEKASSLHNSHGTRANRKKMKVDWTPELHRKFVQAVEKLGVDQAIPSRILEVMKVEGLTRHNVASHLQKYRMHRRHILPKEDERKWTQHRDQVQRSYYPHKPIMAYPPYHSNHALPPGPAYPMWGATGSHTAGVHIWGPPGYSPWPLTESCHWKPYPGMHADAWGCPVMPPHSPYSSIPHYASGFQSASMVNNSCGMPQKLFDVQPAEEVIDKVVKEAINKPWLPLPLGLKPPSADSVLAELSSTQQILNWFETINVQQTSHVSSKCMRRS; from the exons ATGGTTTGCACCACTAATGATTTATCAGAATGGAAGGATTTTCCAAAGGGCCTCAGAGTCCTTCTCCTTGATGAGGACAGCATGTCTGCTGCCGAGATAAAATCGAAACTGGAAGCAATGGACTATATTG TTTATACATTCTGCAATGAGACTGAAGCGCTCTCTGCAATTTCAAATGAACCTGGAAGCTTCCATGTTGCTATAGTGGAG GTGAGCATGAGCAATAGCAGCAGGAGTTTCAAGTTTCTAGAAACTTCTAAGGACTTGCCAACCATTA TGACTTCGAGCATTGATTGCCTGAACACCATGATGAAGTGCATAGCG CTTGGTGCAGTTGAGTTCCTTCGGAAACCACTGTCTGAAGATAAACTGAGGAATATATGGCAGCACGTGGTTCATAAG GCATTTAATGCAGGGGGGAGTGTTCAATCCAAATCACTGAAGCCTGTCAAAGATTCTGTAGTTTCCATGCTGGAGCTCGAAGATGGacttgaagaaaatgagaatgaGAACATGGAGAAAACAGAAAATGTGTCTCAGGCTCAGGAAAGTAATGAGCAGCAGTCACCAGCTAGTGACAAGTATCCGGCTCCTTCAACCCCTCAATTGAAACAAGGAGAGAGACTGCTGGATGATGGAGATTGCCAAGACCATATTAACTGCTTAATAGAAAAGGAGAGTGTGGAGCAAGAGGGAGATTCTAAATCTGTTGAAACTACTTGTGCCATGTCTGAAGAAACTCTACAGGCAGGGGATCCTCAGAGCTTTACAGAGACTGTGATCAAAGAGGAGGATGACTCAACTGATGGTGTCAAGAGTGAGGATAACATTTGTCCCAATTCACAAAATAAAGACACTCTTAACCACTCAACTGGTCCTGCTGAAAAAGCTTCTAGCCTTCATAATTCACATGGGACTAGAGCTAATAGAAAGAAGATGAAG GTAGACTGGACACCAGAGCTTCACAGAAAGTTTGTGCAGGCAGTAGAAAAACTAGGTGTAGATCAAGCGATTCCTTCAAGAATATTAGAGGTAATGAAAGTGGAAGGCTTGACGAGGCATAATGTAGCAAGTCATCTGCAG AAATATCGAATGCATAGGAGACATATTTTGCCCAAGGAAGATGAACGGAAGTGGACGCAGCATAGAGATCAAGTACAAAGGAGTTACTATCCACATAAACCTATCATGGCGTATCCTCCATATCATTCTAACCACGCTCTTCCACCTGGTCCGGCCTATCCTATGTGGGGAGCAACAGGCAGCCACACAGCGGGGGTGCATATTTGGGGCCCACCCGGCTATTCCCCATGGCCCCTGACAGAAAGTTGTCATTGGAAGCCTTATCCAGGG aTGCATGCAGATGCGTGGGGTTGCCCTGTGATGCCACCACATAGTCCTTATTCTTCCATTCCTCAT TATGCATCTGGGTTTCAGAGTGCCAGCATGGTCAATAACAGCTGTGGCATGCCACAAAAACTGTTTGACGTACAGCCG GCCGAGGAGGTAATCGACAAGGTAGTGAAAGAGGCAATCAACAAGCCATGGCTACCGTTGCCCTTAGGCCTCAAGCCCCCGTCAGCCGACAGCGTCCTAGCAGAGCTCTCCAG TACACAGCAGATTCTCAATTGGTTTGAGACCATCAATGTTCAACAGACAAGTCACGTGTCTTCGAAGTGCATGCGCAGGAGCTGA
- the LOC118039302 gene encoding two-component response regulator-like APRR2 isoform X2, translated as MVCTTNDLSEWKDFPKGLRVLLLDEDSMSAAEIKSKLEAMDYIVYTFCNETEALSAISNEPGSFHVAIVEVSMSNSSRSFKFLETSKDLPTIMTSSIDCLNTMMKCIALGAVEFLRKPLSEDKLRNIWQHVVHKAFNAGGSVQSKSLKPVKDSVVSMLELEDGLEENENENMEKTENVSQAQESNEQQSPASDKYPAPSTPQLKQGERLLDDGDCQDHINCLIEKESVEQEGDSKSVETTCAMSEETLQAGDPQSFTETVIKEEDDSTDGVKSEDNICPNSQNKDTLNHSTGPAEKASSLHNSHGTRANRKKMKVDWTPELHRKFVQAVEKLGVDQAIPSRILEVMKVEGLTRHNVASHLQKYRMHRRHILPKEDERKWTQHRDQVQRSYYPHKPIMAYPPYHSNHALPPGPAYPMWGATGSHTAGVHIWGPPGYSPWPLTESCHWKPYPGMHADAWGCPVMPPHSPYSSIPHYASGFQSASMVNNSCGMPQKLFDVQPAEEVIDKVVKEAINKPWLPLPLGLKPPSADSVLAELSRQGVSSIPPRINGGSNSF; from the exons ATGGTTTGCACCACTAATGATTTATCAGAATGGAAGGATTTTCCAAAGGGCCTCAGAGTCCTTCTCCTTGATGAGGACAGCATGTCTGCTGCCGAGATAAAATCGAAACTGGAAGCAATGGACTATATTG TTTATACATTCTGCAATGAGACTGAAGCGCTCTCTGCAATTTCAAATGAACCTGGAAGCTTCCATGTTGCTATAGTGGAG GTGAGCATGAGCAATAGCAGCAGGAGTTTCAAGTTTCTAGAAACTTCTAAGGACTTGCCAACCATTA TGACTTCGAGCATTGATTGCCTGAACACCATGATGAAGTGCATAGCG CTTGGTGCAGTTGAGTTCCTTCGGAAACCACTGTCTGAAGATAAACTGAGGAATATATGGCAGCACGTGGTTCATAAG GCATTTAATGCAGGGGGGAGTGTTCAATCCAAATCACTGAAGCCTGTCAAAGATTCTGTAGTTTCCATGCTGGAGCTCGAAGATGGacttgaagaaaatgagaatgaGAACATGGAGAAAACAGAAAATGTGTCTCAGGCTCAGGAAAGTAATGAGCAGCAGTCACCAGCTAGTGACAAGTATCCGGCTCCTTCAACCCCTCAATTGAAACAAGGAGAGAGACTGCTGGATGATGGAGATTGCCAAGACCATATTAACTGCTTAATAGAAAAGGAGAGTGTGGAGCAAGAGGGAGATTCTAAATCTGTTGAAACTACTTGTGCCATGTCTGAAGAAACTCTACAGGCAGGGGATCCTCAGAGCTTTACAGAGACTGTGATCAAAGAGGAGGATGACTCAACTGATGGTGTCAAGAGTGAGGATAACATTTGTCCCAATTCACAAAATAAAGACACTCTTAACCACTCAACTGGTCCTGCTGAAAAAGCTTCTAGCCTTCATAATTCACATGGGACTAGAGCTAATAGAAAGAAGATGAAG GTAGACTGGACACCAGAGCTTCACAGAAAGTTTGTGCAGGCAGTAGAAAAACTAGGTGTAGATCAAGCGATTCCTTCAAGAATATTAGAGGTAATGAAAGTGGAAGGCTTGACGAGGCATAATGTAGCAAGTCATCTGCAG AAATATCGAATGCATAGGAGACATATTTTGCCCAAGGAAGATGAACGGAAGTGGACGCAGCATAGAGATCAAGTACAAAGGAGTTACTATCCACATAAACCTATCATGGCGTATCCTCCATATCATTCTAACCACGCTCTTCCACCTGGTCCGGCCTATCCTATGTGGGGAGCAACAGGCAGCCACACAGCGGGGGTGCATATTTGGGGCCCACCCGGCTATTCCCCATGGCCCCTGACAGAAAGTTGTCATTGGAAGCCTTATCCAGGG aTGCATGCAGATGCGTGGGGTTGCCCTGTGATGCCACCACATAGTCCTTATTCTTCCATTCCTCAT TATGCATCTGGGTTTCAGAGTGCCAGCATGGTCAATAACAGCTGTGGCATGCCACAAAAACTGTTTGACGTACAGCCG GCCGAGGAGGTAATCGACAAGGTAGTGAAAGAGGCAATCAACAAGCCATGGCTACCGTTGCCCTTAGGCCTCAAGCCCCCGTCAGCCGACAGCGTCCTAGCAGAGCTCTCCAGGCAAGGCGTCTCGTCAATTCCTCCCCGCATTAATGGCGGCTCTAATTCCTTCTAA
- the LOC118039302 gene encoding two-component response regulator-like APRR2 isoform X4 produces MVCTTNDLSEWKDFPKGLRVLLLDEDSMSAAEIKSKLEAMDYIVYTFCNETEALSAISNEPGSFHVAIVEVSMSNSSRSFKFLETSKDLPTIMTSSIDCLNTMMKCIALGAVEFLRKPLSEDKLRNIWQHVVHKAFNAGGSVQSKSLKPVKDSVVSMLELEDGLEENENENMEKTENVSQAQESNEQQSPASDKYPAPSTPQLKQGERLLDDGDCQDHINCLIEKESVEQEGDSKSVETTCAMSEETLQAGDPQSFTETVIKEEDDSTDGVKSEDNICPNSQNKDTLNHSTGPAEKASSLHNSHGTRANRKKMKVDWTPELHRKFVQAVEKLGVDQAIPSRILEVMKVEGLTRHNVASHLQKYRMHRRHILPKEDERKWTQHRDQVQRSYYPHKPIMAYPPYHSNHALPPGPAYPMWGATGSHTAGVHIWGPPGYSPWPLTESCHWKPYPGMHADAWGCPVMPPHSPYSSIPHYASGFQSASMVNNSCGMPQKLFDVQPAEEVIDKVVKEAINKPWLPLPLGLKPPSADSVLAELSRLC; encoded by the exons ATGGTTTGCACCACTAATGATTTATCAGAATGGAAGGATTTTCCAAAGGGCCTCAGAGTCCTTCTCCTTGATGAGGACAGCATGTCTGCTGCCGAGATAAAATCGAAACTGGAAGCAATGGACTATATTG TTTATACATTCTGCAATGAGACTGAAGCGCTCTCTGCAATTTCAAATGAACCTGGAAGCTTCCATGTTGCTATAGTGGAG GTGAGCATGAGCAATAGCAGCAGGAGTTTCAAGTTTCTAGAAACTTCTAAGGACTTGCCAACCATTA TGACTTCGAGCATTGATTGCCTGAACACCATGATGAAGTGCATAGCG CTTGGTGCAGTTGAGTTCCTTCGGAAACCACTGTCTGAAGATAAACTGAGGAATATATGGCAGCACGTGGTTCATAAG GCATTTAATGCAGGGGGGAGTGTTCAATCCAAATCACTGAAGCCTGTCAAAGATTCTGTAGTTTCCATGCTGGAGCTCGAAGATGGacttgaagaaaatgagaatgaGAACATGGAGAAAACAGAAAATGTGTCTCAGGCTCAGGAAAGTAATGAGCAGCAGTCACCAGCTAGTGACAAGTATCCGGCTCCTTCAACCCCTCAATTGAAACAAGGAGAGAGACTGCTGGATGATGGAGATTGCCAAGACCATATTAACTGCTTAATAGAAAAGGAGAGTGTGGAGCAAGAGGGAGATTCTAAATCTGTTGAAACTACTTGTGCCATGTCTGAAGAAACTCTACAGGCAGGGGATCCTCAGAGCTTTACAGAGACTGTGATCAAAGAGGAGGATGACTCAACTGATGGTGTCAAGAGTGAGGATAACATTTGTCCCAATTCACAAAATAAAGACACTCTTAACCACTCAACTGGTCCTGCTGAAAAAGCTTCTAGCCTTCATAATTCACATGGGACTAGAGCTAATAGAAAGAAGATGAAG GTAGACTGGACACCAGAGCTTCACAGAAAGTTTGTGCAGGCAGTAGAAAAACTAGGTGTAGATCAAGCGATTCCTTCAAGAATATTAGAGGTAATGAAAGTGGAAGGCTTGACGAGGCATAATGTAGCAAGTCATCTGCAG AAATATCGAATGCATAGGAGACATATTTTGCCCAAGGAAGATGAACGGAAGTGGACGCAGCATAGAGATCAAGTACAAAGGAGTTACTATCCACATAAACCTATCATGGCGTATCCTCCATATCATTCTAACCACGCTCTTCCACCTGGTCCGGCCTATCCTATGTGGGGAGCAACAGGCAGCCACACAGCGGGGGTGCATATTTGGGGCCCACCCGGCTATTCCCCATGGCCCCTGACAGAAAGTTGTCATTGGAAGCCTTATCCAGGG aTGCATGCAGATGCGTGGGGTTGCCCTGTGATGCCACCACATAGTCCTTATTCTTCCATTCCTCAT TATGCATCTGGGTTTCAGAGTGCCAGCATGGTCAATAACAGCTGTGGCATGCCACAAAAACTGTTTGACGTACAGCCG GCCGAGGAGGTAATCGACAAGGTAGTGAAAGAGGCAATCAACAAGCCATGGCTACCGTTGCCCTTAGGCCTCAAGCCCCCGTCAGCCGACAGCGTCCTAGCAGAGCTCTCCAG ATTATGCTAA